The proteins below come from a single Oncorhynchus keta strain PuntledgeMale-10-30-2019 chromosome 1, Oket_V2, whole genome shotgun sequence genomic window:
- the LOC118385013 gene encoding gem-associated protein 4-like, translating into MNQDSWLSCEKTAILQGGFLLANRLCQPASLSALQKEDWSKVGHPILQAVREICGQERGSCLSSVHWKKKIICVLWSKLLGRESEEDIEIGWRGNPFFSLQNSLPDINRTVMFELVKLKGFSQIYAQLLLCLPSSHLSSELEKLVQHITRNSTEEDVRVLLEVWWELWKGREGRQEDDLDTVFTNQWTRLPNTTGLSPHAAKRFKSNPDTPAPSTNDVLSILFHALEEVKEHLSTSDLCYRALSNCLDSLYTSHLIDQAIILPAEVQLQSLNSAVTVRKRHAGIEKFDLVQVISEAHSDLRAAHTPSQFKPCGMTLLQALQTVSQLTQTWEKRGLLEMIDSCDPSVLARRLKSCLARVLESLEELSMSETMDEGERQTLNNVQSTFRGLLVSLSFPDTESNAGEMAHIAVAIINHRLEGFRDFTTLFATELSWSLNVEEWISCLERNKNAFQRKDIVMKLVSTLIAKCQIDTEEVEHCRKLKDIIVNIFAELPLAEKNTTLAEMLTCSKKGLQSSLPQAVTEGFSEELNMAFNCIIQGGSAQKNLSLAVAAIARVAFQNPEATLRRCCHLAVVNHGAHSLLSNILQQLPGLRGGATGCTEGTGSSAGSLLCSCLQDTAMTKLSSAKEEDQFLHFLVALMQPSISESGQSFLHPEEVVCAFVLPHLSPSCSSTCSLELCLRLLHSAFSLDFQDASPHWVMNCSPFPLLCVLCQLLNEGCGCWELPAEGAPRHLSMESKVLLVTVLTALGKVVGREVASAPNSWSRALFWLYNKVEALDWTVRFHLKVVWGDHFKNEVPSSLLAVCELPEQEWSGLKLSQYGQGTGLLAWMECCALSDEVQDTMLTSLALDQHRPDDVNMFSKGLLVAVTQTLPWCTVAEWGRLLRAMRELLRSGRLHVPYSLEYVDFLPLLDLRPFSCELRLSVLLLRVLQLLCGSSCKDWLPGQGWAHVGLLYASAMREIIDSLRGKLSPSSSNTSIKDPKEERAATTTASQEVLFVLSQLFCHVQHIQVMMPGGQCESLFLCALEILTHYEAVLAAHPSCCSHLENKNTRHFFTTITDNLDSAEMKAVLHQKIAQLASSG; encoded by the coding sequence ATTCCTGGCTGAGCTGTGAGAAGACTGCCATTCTCCAGGGAGGCTTTCTGTTGGCCAACAGATTGTGCCAGCCAGCGTCACTCAGTGCCCTGCAgaaggaggactggagtaaggttgGCCACCCAATTCTACAGGCTGTCAGAGAAATATGTGGGCAGGAGCGAGGTAGCTGTCTGAGCAGTGTTCACTGGAAGAAGAAAATCATCTGCGTCTTATGGAGCAAATTACTGGGGCGGGAGAGCGAAGAGGACATTGAAATCGGCTGGAGGGGGAATCCATTCTTCTCTCTGCAGAACAGTCTACCTGATATTAACCGAACAGTGATGTTTGAGCTGGTCAAGTTGAAAGGCTTCTCTCAGATCTACGCCCAGCTGCTTTTGTGTCTGCCGTCGTCCCACCTGAGTTCTGAGCTAGAGAAGCTAGTTCAACACATCACCCGTAACAGCACTGAGGAGGACGTCCGCGTCCTGCTGGAGGTGTGGTGGGAGCTGTGGAAGGGCAGGGAGGGAAGGCAAGAGGATGACCTAGATACGGTCTTTACTAACCAGTGGACCCGCCTCCCCAACACCACTGGCCTCTCGCCTCATGCTGCCAAAAGATTCAAGTCAAACCCAGATACCCCAGCACCATCCACCAATGATGTGCTGTCCATTCTTTTTCATGCTCTGGAGGAGGTGAAAGAGCATCTGAGCACCTCTGACCTTTGCTACCGTGCCCTATCCAACTGCCTCGACTCCCTGTACACCTCACATCTGATAGACCAAGCTATCATCCTCCCAGCTGAGGTGCAACTTCAGAGCCTGAACAGTGCGGTGACTGTCAGAAAGAGGCATGCTGGGATAGAGAAGTTTGATCTGGTCCAGGTGATAAGCGAGGCCCACAGTGACCTGAGGGCAGCCCACACACCCTCCCAGTTTAAACCCTGTGGAATGACACTATTGCAAGCACTGCAGACTGTCTCACAGCTCACTCAGACCTGGGAGAAGAGAGGGCTGCTGGAGATGATAGACAGCTGTGACCCCAGTGTCTTGGCACGCCGTCTGAAAAGCTGTCTGGCCAGAGTGCTCGAGTCCCTAGAGGAACTTTCCATGTCTGAGACCATGGATGAGGGTGAGCGCCAGACACTGAACAATGTGCAAAGCACTTTTAGAGGCTTGTTAGTCTCACTGTCCTTCCCCGACACAGAGAGCAATGCTGGGGAAATGGCCCACATTGCCGTAGCCATCATTAACCACCGCTTGGAGGGCTTCCGAGATTTCACTACTCTATTTGCAACTGAACTGAGCTGGTCCCTGAATGTGGAGGAGTGGATCAGCTGTCTGGAGAGAAACAAAAACGCATTCCAGCGAAAGGACATTGTAATGAAATTAGTCTCCACTCTCATTGCAAAGTGCCAAATAGATACTGAAGAAGTAGAGCACTGCAGAAAGCTGAAGGACATTATTGTGAACATTTTCGCAGAGCTCCCCTTAGCTGAGAAAAACACAACATTAGCGGAAATGCTAACCTGCTCCAAGAAGGGTCTCCAGAGCTCTCTGCCCCAGGCTGTGACGGAGGGCTTTAGTGAGGAGCTCAACATGGCGTTCAACTGCATCATCCAGGGTGGATCGGCGCAGAAGAACCTCAGCTTGGCTGTGGCCGCCATAGCCCGCGTGGCCTTTCAGAACCCCGAGGCCACCCTGCGTCGGTGCTGCCATCTAGCGGTGGTGAACCATGGGGCCCACAGCCTCCTCTCCAATATACTCCAGCAACTCCCAGGGCTGAGGGGGGGTGCCACCGGTTGCACAGAGGGGACGGGCAGCTCTGCGGGGAgcttactgtgcagctgtcttcaagATACTGCCATGACTAAACTGTCCTCGGCTAAGGAGGAGGACCAGTTCCTGCACTTCCTGGTTGCACTGATGCAGCCGAGCATTTCCGAGAGCGGACAGAGTTTCCTGCACCCTGAAGAGGTTGTGTGTGCCTTCGTCCTgcctcacctctccccctcctgctctAGCACCTGCAGCCTGGAGCTGTGCCTGCGTTTGCTCCACTCTGCATTTTCTCTGGATTTCCAGGATGCATCTCCGCACTGGGTCATGAACTGCTCCCCGTTCCCCCTCCTCTGCGTCCTCTGCCAGCTCCTGAACGAGGGCTGCGGGTGCTGGGAGCTTCCTGCAGAGGGCGCACCACGTCACTTATCCATGGAGTCCAAGGTGCTGCTCGTCACTGTGCTGACTGCATTGGGCAAGGTGGTGGGACGGGAGGTGGCCTCAGCCCCCAACTCCTGGTCCAGAGCCCTTTTCTGGCTCTACAATAAGGTGGAGGCCCTGGACTGGACTGTTCGCTTCCACCTGAAGGTAGTGTGGGGGGATCACTTCAAAAACGAGGTGCCGTCCTCACTGTTGGCTGTGTGCGAGCTGCCGGAGCAGGAGTGGTCTGGCCTAAAGTTGTCCCAGTATGGGCAGGGCACAGGGCTGCTGGCGTGGATGGAGTGCTGCGCTCTCTCTGACGAGGTTCAGGACACCATGCTGACCTCTCTGGCTCTGGACCAGCATCGGCCCGACGACGTCAACATGTTCAGCAAAGGCCTTCTGGTGGCTGTGACACAGACTCTACCCTGGTGCACCGTCGCCGAGTGGGGCAGGCTGCTGAGAGCCATGCGAGAGCTGCTCCGCTCAGGTCGTCTCCACGTGCCTTACTCTCTGGAGTATGTGGACTTTCTCCCCTTGCTGGACCTGCGGCCGTTCTCCTGCGAGCTTCGTCTGTCCGTGCTACTGCTGCGTGTCCTCCAGCTGCTCTGCGGCTCCAGCTGCAAAGACTGGCTGCCCGGCCAGGGCTGGGCCCACGTGGGACTGCTGTACGCCAGCGCCATGAGAGAGATCATAGACTCCCTGAGGGGAAAGCTTTCGCCATCTTCCTCAAACACCTCCATCAAAGACCCAAAAGAAGAGAGGGCAGCTACCACCACCGCCAGCCAGGAGGTGCTGTTTGTACTGAGCCAGCTCTTCTGCCATGTGCAGCACATTCAAGTGATGATGCCCGGCGGTCAGTGTGAGTCCCTGTTCCTGTGTGCCCTGGAGATCCTGACCCACTACGAGGCAGTACTGGCCGCACACCCCAGCTGCTGCTCCCACCTGGAGAACAAGAACACTCGCCACTTCTTCACCACCATCACAGACAACCTGGACAGCGCCGAGATGAAGGCTGTGTTGCATCAGAAAATTGCTCAGCTGGCATCTTCAGGTTGA
- the LOC118385033 gene encoding TLC domain-containing protein 3A-like encodes MYMLACGVVFFPGLFFISRKVLESTFKNLNDADVFVVSERLLSSIHATLATIVGFIIATASNDVMSDRHRLTNEFVWFGAPYMAFDIYAMYLSNYHSQKVKGDEAYMKHSLLTIKLFLLRYPLLVFHHMVLLTVFMPITLFLRTGLGGDFFIGCFFMAEFSTPFVSLGKVLIQLGLDDSRLHRVNGVMVLLSFFTCRILLFPYMYWVYGQQYIIPFHKVPFHLQLHCNLANLSLLAPQIYWFVLLCRKAYRLYLRQTGSTGQPSHKDGSKTD; translated from the exons ATGTATATGTTAGCTTGTGGCGTTGTATTTTTCCCGGGACTGTTCTTCATATCCAGGAAAGTGCTTGAATCCACTTTCAAAAATTTGAATGATGCAGATGTGTTTGTGGTCAGCGAAAG GTTGCTGTCCTCCATCCATGCAACTCTGGCTACTATTGTTGGGTTCATAATTGCTACTGCCTCCAATGATGTGATGTCTGACAG GCACAGACTGACCAATGAATTTGTGTGGTTTGGCGCCCCTTACATGGCCTTTGATATCTACGCCATGTATCTGAGTAACTACCACAGTCAAAAGGTCAAAGGGGACGAGGCGTACATGAAGCACTCCCTCCTTACCATCAAGCTGTTCCTCCTCCGGTATCCCCTGCTGGTGTTTCATCACATGGTCCTCCTCACGGTCTTTATGCCCATCACTCTG TTCCTCAGGACCGGTCTAGGTGGAGACTTCTTCATTGGCTGTTTCTTCATGGCTGAATTCAGCACTCCATTTGTCTCATTAGGAAAGGTTCTGATCCAG TTGGGACTAGATGACTCACGGCTTCACAGAGTCAACGGTGTGATGGTTCTGCTGAGTTTCTTCACCTGCCGTATCCTGCTCTTCCCCTACATGTACTGGGTGTATGGTCAGCAGTACATCATTCCCTTCCACAAAGTGCCGTTCCATCTACAGCTCCACTGCAACTTAGCCAACCTATCCTTACTAGCACCTCAGATCTACTGGTTTGTGCTGCTGTGTCGCAAGGCCTATCGCCTCTACCTGCGTCAGACTGGGTCAACGGGTCAACCTTCTCATAAAGATGGCTCAAAGACAGATTAG